The DNA sequence TCCTGTAAAACTATATCCATCCAAAACAAGTGTAATTCCAAATGGCGGTTTCCAATTACCAATATTATAAATTCCATATTTCACCACTGATAAAAGATATAAATTTATAGCTATTGATAAAGATAATAATATTTTAGCTCCTCTTTTCCACATTACTGATATAAATGCTAACAATAGAGGAAATGCTACTAACAATACTGGACTATTCATCATCTTTTACCTCCATTTCATCCAAATCAAAAGTTCCATATTTTGCATAAATATTTTTTGCAAATGCAAGTCCTACTGCAGTTACTCCTACTCCTATTACAATTGAGGTAAGAACTAACGCTTGTGGCAATGGATCTACAAACTTTATCATATTATTATTAAATACTTTTGTAAATATAGGTGCTACTCCACCTTTTACATATCCTATAGATATTATAAATAAATTTAATCCAACATCAAGCACATTTAAAGAAATTAATATTTTTAATAAATTTCTTTCTGTTAACATTCCATAAATTCCTATTAATATTAATATTATAAATAAATATTGTATCATTATTCCACCTCCCCTGAGATGAAGTTCACTATGATTCCTGATAATTCAGCTCCAACTTTTAATCCTACAAGTACATATATTATAGGTATAATTCCTGCACTAAATAAATTTCCTATTGTGCCTGTTGGTAAAAAATTATACAAAAATGCTCCACCTAACAAAATACCTGTTAATCCTATTATTACATATAAGCTTCCTGCTATTCCTTCAACTAATTTTAGCGAATGAACTTTTGCTTGGAAATCTTTATGTGATACATATAAAAGCAATACTATACTTGCTAACATACTTCCTCCTGGAAATCCTCCTCCTGGAGTCAGATGCCCATGAACAAATATATATACTCCTACAATAAACATTAATCCCACAATTACTTTTACTCCTGCTTTTACTATAAAATTAGGTTCTACTGCAAATTGAAGTTTTGTCCCAACTCCTCCTAAAAGAAGTGCCACTCCTAATGCAGATACAAATAAAACTGTAACTTCTCCTAAAGTATCAAATGATCTATAATTTACAACAATAGAAGTTACCACGTTTGCTGAACCTGATTCTAAATCCTTATTTTTTCCATATCTAATACTCTCATTGTTTCCATTTACATTTTTGTTTAAAAATTTATTAGAAACAGATTGAGAGATATTAGCTTCTCCATATTTGTTAAATTTAACTTTTGAACTGTCCAAATATAGATTACTAAAAATAAAATATCCAAATAAAATTACAATTAATAAAGCACCTATTTTTTTCATCTATTTATCGCCCTCCTTTTTTGCAGAAAAAAGAGTAAACAGAAATAATGCTGTTGCCATTCCTGAACCAATAACAGCTTCTGTAATACCTACATCAGGTGATTTCATAAATACAAAACTAACAACTGCAAGCATACTCATAATCGATAAATAAATTATAGAATTTAAAACTTTTTTAGATGATACTGCCATTATGCCAAATAATATTAAAATCAATCCTATTATTATTTCAGAAATCTCAATTATCCCCATTTTCATCACCTCTTTTATACTTGTCTTCCATCTCATCAACTACAACTTTTGCTGGTTTCACTCCAATTAAATAAGCAGCTCTTCCTATAGCAGAACTTCCTACTGGATTTGTTATAGCTAAAAATATTACTATTAATATAGTTTTTACTAACCAACTTGGATGCAAAAATCCTACTCCTAATATAAGAGATATTGCTCCAAGAGTTGTTGCTTTTGTTCCTGCTTGAAGTCTATTATATACATCTGGCATTCTAAATATCCCAAGTCCGCCTAGGGCATAAAATAAAGCTCCTATTATTATTAAAACATAACCTATTACACTCATTTTCTCCCCTCCAAATACCTTGCCATTAATACTGTCTCTACAAATGCAAGTATTCCATATACTAAAGCAATATCCAAATATAGGCTATTCCTAAAGATATGTGCTAAAAATACTATTGCTCCTGTTATAATTACATTTAATGTATCAACTCCAACTACCCTATCTGGAACTGAAGGGCCTAAGATTACCCTTAATATAGAAAAAAACACCCCAATTCCAAGTAAACTAAAAACAACTAAATTAATCATTCAAAAATCCCTCCTAACACCTTCTCAAAGGTTTGAGATATGTTTTCTTGATACTCTTTGCTTCCACTTCCTTTTACATCAATCCAATGAATATAGATATTTTCATCATCTACATCCAAAGTTAATGTTCCTGGTGTTAAAGTAATTGAATTTGCTAAAGCTAATTTTCCAACTTCTCCTTTTAAAGATGTTTTGATTTTTACAAATCCTGGATTAATAGGAAGTGATGGCGACAATACTCTGTATGCCACATCCAAATTGGATAATATCATTTGATAGATAAATACTGGAATGTAAACAAACACAAATTTAAATATTTTTACAATACTATCAACTCCAAATGAATAGCTGACTTGTTTATAAATTACAGCAGCCACTATAAGTGAAGCTATTCCTCCAACAACTATTTCTTGGATAGAAATTCCTGTTGCAACAATCCAAATTAACCATAGCAAAACAAACGTTGAGATAAACTTTTTCATTTTTGTCCTCCTTTCTTTTTTTGTTTTTATGTATCTGTAAAATTTAAGATTTTCTTAAAAGATTGTGAAATATAGGTACTTTTTTCACATATCATTGTATGATAATATTAACTTATTAAAGCTGACTAATATAATATACAATATTGCAACTGCCTGTGTCAAGTTTTTTATCTTTTTTGGTTTGTTTTTAATCATATTGTAACTCGTTTTTATAATATTAACCTATAATTTAACAAAAATCAATTTTTTTATTTATTAGAAAATATAAATTTATTCAGAAAATAATGCAAAAAATAAAAAAACAGGATTTTACTCCTGTTTTTAATCTGTTTTATATAATTTTAAAAATTATTTTTTACACCCTTTTCTTAAAACTATACATTCTGCTGCTTTTATTATTGGATATTTTGTAGGTGCAGAACTAAGCAACGGATGAGTTCCTATTTGAGTTGTATATAACTCAGTAACTGTCATTCTATTTTGAATAGCTAATCCAAGAACATTTATTAGTTCTCCAGCACTTTCTCCTCCAATTACTTCTGCCCCAATTATTATTTCAGAATCTTTTGCTACTATTAATTTTACAAATTGTTTTTTTGTTCCAGGTAATGTTCCAGGATGTTTGTCAACACCTTCATTTCTACCTACCATTACTTCAAATCCACTTCTTTTAGCTTCTTCTTCTGTAACTCCTGCTGCTCCAAATCCAATTTCTCCAATTGCTGTTGAAAATATTGCTACTGTTCCTATAAAAGTTCTTACAATAGATAGGTTATATAAATTCATTCCTGCCATTCTTGCCTCTGCTGCTGCTGTTGAAGCAAGCATAATTGGTGTAGATTTTCTTGTAATAAAATCTACTTTTGCTGCACAATCTCCAACTGCAAGTACATCTTTATCATCTGTTCTTAAATAACTATCTACTCTTATTGCTCCTAATTTATTTAATTCTAATCCAGAGTCTGCTGCCAATTTAGTATTTGGTCTATATCCCATTGAAAGCACTACTGCATCAGCTTCTATTCTTTCACCATTTTCCAATACTACTGCTTCTACTTTCCCATCTCCAACTATCTCTTTTACAGCTACTCCTGTTTTTAAACTCACTCCTCTTTTTACCAATATTTCTTGAGCTCTTTCTGCTATTTCTACATCAAATGCTCTTCCTAATATTGTAGGTAATACTTCTACTAAAGTTACATTTTTTCCTATTTTATTTAATTCATCTGAAACTTCTACTCCAATAAATCCAGCTCCAATTACAACTATTTTTTTCATTGAGTTAAATTTTTCTTTTATTGCATCAAGATAAATTTTATCTTTAGGAATTGAGAATACATTTTCTAAATCTGAACCTTTTAACCAAGTTGGTTTGTATGGAGTTGAACCAGTTGCAAATACTAATTTATCATATTGAAATTCTTCTCCTGAAGCAGTTTTTAAAACTTTTTCTTCTCTATTCACATCTACAACTTCATCCTGTTTAAATTCTACTCCAGCTTTTTTTAATCCACCTAAAGGGATAACATCTTTATCGCTAGAATCTAATGTCCCAAAAATGTATGGAATTCCACAAGGAACTAAAGCATCTTTCTCTTTTCTAATCAATAATACACTTTTATCAGGGTAATGTGCTTTCCCTGTCATTGCTGAAACTAATCCTGCTGCACTTCCACCTATTACAATTACATCAAATTTTTTCATCATAAAACCTCCATTAATTTATTTTTTTGCATTATATATATCTTATCATCTTCATATCATTATAATACAATATAATCTTTCTGTCAATTGTTATGTTAAAAAAATCTTTTGACACACCAATAAAATTTCACAAGAATATTCTAAACACAGTTATTTTTTCTTTTTTAAAAAATAATGTAACTCTACATTTTCAGCTTGGCTTAATCTCCTACAAGTTTCTCTTGCAATATTTAATATTACTCTACTAAATATATCTTTATCTTCTTTAGCTAATTTCATTAAAGCTTTTTTAGATATAATCAATAGCTCTACATCTTCTGTTGCAATTGCTGTAGCACTTTGTGGCTGTATTCCAATCAATGCTGTTTCTCCAAAACAACTTCCAACACCAAATTCTATTAATTCAAATATTTCATTCTCTTTTTCAAAATAGAGTTTTACTTTCCCTGAATTAATTATATAAATATTACTTGGAGAATCGCCTTGTTTAAATATAATTTCATCTTTTTTATAATAAACACTATTTAAAACTCCAAAAATTCTATATAATTGCAAATCATTTAATCCACCAAAAATTGAAATCCTATTTATTATAGGAACTACTTTATCTATATCTATAAGTGGATAAAAAATTTCTTTTTTCATATAAAAGCACCTCTTTTAAAATTATCATAATATAACTCTACACAAATTATAACTTATATTATCTCCAAATTCAAGCATAAAAAAAGAGAATCTAAAAGATTCTCTTTTTAAAAATTATTATTTTACTTCTGTAGCTTTTATTTCCCAAATTTCATCTGCATATTGTTGTATTGTTCTATCACTTGAGAATTTTCCACCATTTGCAACATTTATCATGGCTTTTTTAGCCCAATCAATTTTATCTCTATATGTTGCACCAATTTTTCTTTGTGCTTCAGCATATGATGCAAAATCTCTTAAAACATAATATTGGTCTGGTCTATTTCCTTCTACACCATACATTAATGAATCATATAACTCTCTAAATATTTCTCTATTATCTGGGCTATATGTACCATCAACTAATTGATCAATAACTTTTTTCAATTCAAGATTTCTATTGTATTCATCCCATGGATTATATGAATTTGTTTTATTTAATTCTAAAACTTCATCTGCTTTTAATCCAAATATGAATGCATTTTCTTCTCCAGCTTCTTCTACTATTTCAACATTAGCTCCATCTAAAGTACCAATTGTTAAAGCTCCATTTATCATAAATTTCATATTTCCAGTTCCTGAAGCTTCTTTTCCAGCAGTAGATATTTGTTCTGATACATCTGATGCTGGGAATATTTTTTCTGCAACTGATACTCTATAATTTTCTATAAATACAACTTTTATTTTTCCTTTTATAGATTGATCATTATTTATTTTATTTGCTATACTATTTATTAACTTTATTACTAATTTAGCTCTTCTATATCCAGAAGCTGCTTTTGCTCCAAATATGAATGTTCTAGGATATATATCTAAATCAGGATTTTCTTTTAATCTATTATATAAAGCCATTATATTTAATACATCTAATAATTGTCTTTTATATTCATGTAATCTTTTTACTTGAACATCAAATATTGAATTAGGATCAACATCTATATTATTATGTTCTTTTATGTATTCAGCTAATTTAACTTTATTTTCATATTTTATTTTCATAAATCTATTAACAACTTCTTCATCATCAATAAATTTTTCAAATTTCTTTAATTCAGAAAGATTTATTGCCCAATCTGTTCCAATTTTTTCATTTAATAATTTTGCTAACTCTTTATTTGATTTTAATAACCATCTTCTTTGAGTTACTCCATTTGTCTTATTATTAAATTTTTCAGGATATAATTCATACCAATCTTTTAATTCTTGATTTTTTAATATTTCTGTATGTAATGCTGCAACACCATTTACAGAATGAGACCCAACAATTGCTAACCATGCCATTTTTACCATACCATCAGCTATTATTCCCATTCTATGAGTTCTCGCCCAATCTCCAGGATATTTTTCATTTAATTCAGCTAAGAATCTTCTGTTTATCTCTTCTACTATTTGATAAATTCTAGGTAATAATCCACTAAATAGATCAATTGGCCATTTTTCTAATGCTTCCGCCAAAATTGTATGATTTGTGTATGCACATGCTTTAGTAGTTATATCCCAAGCTGTATCCCAATTTAATCCTTCCCAATCTAAGAATATTCTCATTAATTCAGGAATAGCTACAACTGGATGAGTATCATTTAATTGCATTGCTACTTTTTCAGCAAATTTAGAAAAATCATTTCCATATTTTTTCTTATAATTTCTAACAATATCTTGTACACTTGCTGATACAAAGAAATATTGTTGTTTTAATCTAAGTGCTTTTCCTGATGGACCACTGTCATTAGGATATAATACTCTTGAAATATCTTCAGTTATACTTTCTTTTGACATTGCTTTTATATATTCTTGATCATTAAATAGTTGTAAGTCAAAACCATCTTCTGCTTCTGCTTCCCACAATCTTAATGTATTTACTGTCTTATTATTGTATCCCACAATAGGCATATCATATGGCACAGCTGTTATAACTTCTGCATCCACTCTTTTAAATCTTTCTCTTCCATTTTCTTCTCTAACAAGAGTAACTTTTCCGCCAAATTTAATTTCTATAGATTCATCTTTTCTTTTAACAGACCAAGGATCTCCATTTTTTAGCCAGTTATCAGGAAATTCTACTTGATATCCATCTATTATTTTTTGTTCAAACATTCCATATCTATATCTAATTCCATATCCATGTCCTGGTAATTTTAAACTTGCCAATGAATCTAAGAAACATGCTGCTAATCTTCCAAGTCCACCATTTCCAAGTCCAGCATCTGGTTCTGTGTCTTCCACTTCATTATAATTAAATCCAAGTTCATTTAAAACTTCTGCCACATCTTCTTCTATAAGCATATTTACCAAATTATTACTTAAAGCTCTTCCCATTAAAAATTCTGCTGAAAGATAATATGCTTGTTTTACCTCTTCTTCTGCATAAGTTTTTTTTGTATCTAACCAATTGTCAAGTACATAATCCATTGCTGCTCTTGATACTGCATCAAATATTTCTTGCTTAGTTGCACATGAAATTGTTTTACCAAATTGTTCTTTTAATTTCAATTTGATATTTTCCTTAAACTCTCCTCTGTTAATATTCATTCTCTTTTCTCTCCTTTATTTTAAATTTAAACATTACCTACTTTTCTAAACATATTATATAAATTTGAGAACACTTTGTCAAGTAAGTTAATTTTTTAACAATTTATAACAAAAAATAAAAATGGAGCCGCCTATCCGATTCGAACGGATGACCTGCTGATTACAAGTCAGCTGCTCTGGCCAAACTGAGCTAAGGCGGCTCATCATTATTAAATTGCTATTATTGTATGGTGCCCAGACGCGGAATCGAACCACGGACACGGGGATTTTCAGTCCCCTGCTCTACCGACTGAGCTATCTGGGCATATACTTTATGGCGGGGCTGACGAGGGTCGAACTCGCGACCTCTGGCGTGACAGGCCAGCGCTCTAACCAAACTGAGCTACAACCCCTTTAAGCGAAAATGAGTATACCATACTATTTCTTTCTTGTCAAGCATTTTTATAGAAAATATTTTCAGCACAAAGAAAGAAGAACGCAAAGGTACACAAAGAAAAAAATTTGAAACCACTATTATATCTATGATTTCGCCAATAAATCTTTTGATAACATTGGAATATATCCTTTTTTCACTATATCTTTTCCATGTTGTAATTTTTCATCCATCGTAGAGACACGATTTATCGTGTCTCCTGTTCTCGTGTCTATGTTATCACGTCTCCATTTATCATCTTTTATTTTAATTTATTTTATTTTTTGTGTTTTATGATTCAACCACAAAAACTATGTTTCTGATTAATTTCCTAAAATTACTCTTGCTCAAACCATTGGTTCTATTAGACTGATTTTTTGAAAAAATTAAAAAATACATTTTTGTGGATAAATCATTTTATTAAAAAAACACGATAAATCGTGCTTCTACATATCATTTTTGTTGTTATAGAGACGTAGCATGCTACGTCTCTACTGTTAATTATTTCAATTTTTTATATACTTCTGAACTTTAACCCATTTTGCTCCCAA is a window from the Haliovirga abyssi genome containing:
- a CDS encoding cation:proton antiporter, whose amino-acid sequence is MINLVVFSLLGIGVFFSILRVILGPSVPDRVVGVDTLNVIITGAIVFLAHIFRNSLYLDIALVYGILAFVETVLMARYLEGRK
- a CDS encoding Na(+)/H(+) antiporter subunit B; its protein translation is MGIIEISEIIIGLILILFGIMAVSSKKVLNSIIYLSIMSMLAVVSFVFMKSPDVGITEAVIGSGMATALFLFTLFSAKKEGDK
- a CDS encoding glycogen/starch/alpha-glucan phosphorylase, with protein sequence MNINRGEFKENIKLKLKEQFGKTISCATKQEIFDAVSRAAMDYVLDNWLDTKKTYAEEEVKQAYYLSAEFLMGRALSNNLVNMLIEEDVAEVLNELGFNYNEVEDTEPDAGLGNGGLGRLAACFLDSLASLKLPGHGYGIRYRYGMFEQKIIDGYQVEFPDNWLKNGDPWSVKRKDESIEIKFGGKVTLVREENGRERFKRVDAEVITAVPYDMPIVGYNNKTVNTLRLWEAEAEDGFDLQLFNDQEYIKAMSKESITEDISRVLYPNDSGPSGKALRLKQQYFFVSASVQDIVRNYKKKYGNDFSKFAEKVAMQLNDTHPVVAIPELMRIFLDWEGLNWDTAWDITTKACAYTNHTILAEALEKWPIDLFSGLLPRIYQIVEEINRRFLAELNEKYPGDWARTHRMGIIADGMVKMAWLAIVGSHSVNGVAALHTEILKNQELKDWYELYPEKFNNKTNGVTQRRWLLKSNKELAKLLNEKIGTDWAINLSELKKFEKFIDDEEVVNRFMKIKYENKVKLAEYIKEHNNIDVDPNSIFDVQVKRLHEYKRQLLDVLNIMALYNRLKENPDLDIYPRTFIFGAKAASGYRRAKLVIKLINSIANKINNDQSIKGKIKVVFIENYRVSVAEKIFPASDVSEQISTAGKEASGTGNMKFMINGALTIGTLDGANVEIVEEAGEENAFIFGLKADEVLELNKTNSYNPWDEYNRNLELKKVIDQLVDGTYSPDNREIFRELYDSLMYGVEGNRPDQYYVLRDFASYAEAQRKIGATYRDKIDWAKKAMINVANGGKFSSDRTIQQYADEIWEIKATEVK
- a CDS encoding cyclic nucleotide-binding domain-containing protein — encoded protein: MKKEIFYPLIDIDKVVPIINRISIFGGLNDLQLYRIFGVLNSVYYKKDEIIFKQGDSPSNIYIINSGKVKLYFEKENEIFELIEFGVGSCFGETALIGIQPQSATAIATEDVELLIISKKALMKLAKEDKDIFSRVILNIARETCRRLSQAENVELHYFLKKKK
- a CDS encoding Na(+)/H(+) antiporter subunit B, with the protein product MKKIGALLIVILFGYFIFSNLYLDSSKVKFNKYGEANISQSVSNKFLNKNVNGNNESIRYGKNKDLESGSANVVTSIVVNYRSFDTLGEVTVLFVSALGVALLLGGVGTKLQFAVEPNFIVKAGVKVIVGLMFIVGVYIFVHGHLTPGGGFPGGSMLASIVLLLYVSHKDFQAKVHSLKLVEGIAGSLYVIIGLTGILLGGAFLYNFLPTGTIGNLFSAGIIPIIYVLVGLKVGAELSGIIVNFISGEVE
- a CDS encoding sodium:proton antiporter; this encodes MIQYLFIILILIGIYGMLTERNLLKILISLNVLDVGLNLFIISIGYVKGGVAPIFTKVFNNNMIKFVDPLPQALVLTSIVIGVGVTAVGLAFAKNIYAKYGTFDLDEMEVKDDE
- a CDS encoding Na+/H+ antiporter subunit E; its protein translation is MKKFISTFVLLWLIWIVATGISIQEIVVGGIASLIVAAVIYKQVSYSFGVDSIVKIFKFVFVYIPVFIYQMILSNLDVAYRVLSPSLPINPGFVKIKTSLKGEVGKLALANSITLTPGTLTLDVDDENIYIHWIDVKGSGSKEYQENISQTFEKVLGGIFE
- a CDS encoding FAD-dependent oxidoreductase — translated: MMKKFDVIVIGGSAAGLVSAMTGKAHYPDKSVLLIRKEKDALVPCGIPYIFGTLDSSDKDVIPLGGLKKAGVEFKQDEVVDVNREEKVLKTASGEEFQYDKLVFATGSTPYKPTWLKGSDLENVFSIPKDKIYLDAIKEKFNSMKKIVVIGAGFIGVEVSDELNKIGKNVTLVEVLPTILGRAFDVEIAERAQEILVKRGVSLKTGVAVKEIVGDGKVEAVVLENGERIEADAVVLSMGYRPNTKLAADSGLELNKLGAIRVDSYLRTDDKDVLAVGDCAAKVDFITRKSTPIMLASTAAAEARMAGMNLYNLSIVRTFIGTVAIFSTAIGEIGFGAAGVTEEEAKRSGFEVMVGRNEGVDKHPGTLPGTKKQFVKLIVAKDSEIIIGAEVIGGESAGELINVLGLAIQNRMTVTELYTTQIGTHPLLSSAPTKYPIIKAAECIVLRKGCKK
- the mnhG gene encoding monovalent cation/H(+) antiporter subunit G; this encodes MSVIGYVLIIIGALFYALGGLGIFRMPDVYNRLQAGTKATTLGAISLILGVGFLHPSWLVKTILIVIFLAITNPVGSSAIGRAAYLIGVKPAKVVVDEMEDKYKRGDENGDN